The following is a genomic window from Crossiella equi.
GCGGCACCCACCGAAGGGGTTTCGACCGCGCGGCGCTCAAGGCCCTGCAGGACGCGATCACCAAGACCCGGGGGCTGCTCAAGCCCAAGGAGGACCTGCCGCAGCTCGACGACGTGCTCGAGGGCATGACCGCGGTCATCCACGTGCGCATCCCCGAGCCGCAGTTCACCTCCCAGACCAAGGACGAGCTGTCCACCGCGGGCATCACCAAGGTCATCCAGAACATCGTCGAACGCCAGATCAAGGCCTGGGCCGAGGACAAGCGCAGCAAGGTCGAGGCCAAGATTGTGCTGCAGAAGGTCGTCGACGCCGCGCGCGTCCGGCTGACCCAGAAGCAGCAGAAGGACGCCGCTCGCCGCAAGACCGCGCTGGAGGGCGCGGCCATGCCCGCCAAGCTGGTCGACTGCCGCACCACCGGCGTGGCCCGCAGCGAGCTGTTCCTGGTCGAGGGCGACAGCGCCCTCGGCTCGGCCCGCATGGCCCGGGTCTCGGAGTACCAGGCGCTGCTGCCGTTGCGCGGCAAGATCCTCAACGTGCAGAAGGCCAGCCTGGCCGACACCCTGCGCAACGCCGAGATCTCCAGCATCGTCCAGGTGCTCGGCGCGGGCAGCGGCCGCACCTTCGACCTGGCCGCCATGCGCTACGGCCGGGTCATCTTGATGGCCGACGCCGACGTCGACGGCTCGCACATCCGCACGCTGCTCATCACGCTGTTCGCCAAGTACATGCGCCCGGTCATCGAGGACGGCAGGCTGTACGCGGCCATGCCGCCCCTGCACAAGATCACCACCAAGGGGCGCAACGGCGAGACCGTGTTCACCTTCACCCAGCGCGAGATGGAGACCACGGTCGCCAAGCTGGAGAAGGCGGGCAAGCAGGTCCTCACCCCGGTGCCGCGGTTCAAGGGCCTCGGCGAGATGGACGCCGACGAGCTGTGGGAGACCACGATGAACCCGGCCACCCGCTCGGTGCGCCGCATCACCCTCGACGACGCCGAGGCCGCCGAAGCCGCCCTGGAGCTGTTGATGGGCGAGAAGGTCGAACCCCGCCGCAACTGGCTGGTCGACTCCGCCGCGCGGGTCGACCGGGCCGCGATCGACGCCTGAGGCGCACGTTTTCCTAGGGAGCCACTGAAGTCATGGCACGCCGCAAGGGCAGCACCACCAAGGTCGACCCGGCCGCCTTCGACCGGCCGGGCGCACAGGTCTTCGACAACTCGCTCAAGACCGAGATCGAGGACTCCTACCTCGAGTACGCCTACTCGGTCATCCACGCCCGGGCCCTGCCGGACGCGCGCGACGGCCTCAAGCCCGTGCACCGGCGCATCCTGTTCTCGATGAACGAGCAGGGCTACCGGCCCACGCACGCCTACGTGAAGTCCTCGCGCGTGGTCGGCGACACGATGGGCAAGTACCACCCGCACGGCGACACCGCGATCTACGACGCCATGGTCCGCATGGCCCAGGACTTCTCCCTCAACGCCCCGCTGGTCGACGGGCACGGCAACTTCGGCTCCCCCGACGACGGCCCCGCCGCCAGCCGGTACACCGAGGCCCGCATGTCGCCCGAGGCGATGCTGCTGGTCGGTGAGCTCGGCGAGGACACCGTCGACTTCCGGCCCAACTACGACGGGTCGCTGCAGGAACCGTCGGTGCTGCCCGCCGCGTTCCCGAACCTGCTGGTCAACGGGTCCTCCGGCATCGCGGTCGGCATGGCTACCAACATGATCCCGCACAACCTGCTCGAGGTCGTCGCGGCCGCGCGCTGGCTGATCAACCACCCCGAGGCCACCCTCGACAAGCTCATGGAGTTCGTGCCCGGCCCCGATCTGCCCACCGGCGGGCTGCTGCTCGGCCTGGACGAGGTCCGCAAGGCCTACGAGACCGGCCGCGGCGTGGTGCGCATGCGCGCCAAGTGCGAGACCGGGCCGCTGGAGGGCTCGCGCGGGCGGCAGGCCATCACGGTCACCGAGCTGCCCTACGGCGTCGGGCCGGAGAAGATCATCGAGAAGATCACCGACGAGGTGAACAAGTCCAAGCGGCTCACCGGCATCGCCGACGTCAAGGACCTCACCGACCGGGAGAACGGCACCCGCCTGGTCATCGAGTGCAAGGTCGGCGTCAACCCGCAGGCACTGCTGGCCGACCTGTACCGGCTCACCCCGCTCGAGCAGTCCTTCGGCATCAACAACCTCGTCCTCGTCGACGGGCAGCCGCGGACCCTGGGCCTGAAGGAGCTGCTGGAGGTGTTCCTGGCCCACCGCTACGAGGTGGTCACCCGGCGCACCGAGTTCCGCCGCCGCAAGCGGCAGGAGCGCCTGCACCTAGTCGAGGGCCTGCTCAAGGCGTTGCTGGACATCGACAAGGTCATCAAGCTCATCCGCGACAGCGAGAACGCGCAGGCCGCCAAGGACGGCCTGATGAAGCGGTTCAAGCTGTCGGAGATCCAGGCCGCCTACATCCTGGACACGCCGCTGCGGCGCCTCACCAAGTACGACAAGATCGAGCTGGAGAACGAGCAGGACAAGCTCCAGAACGAGATCGCCGAGCTGTCCACGATCCTCGACGACGAGTCGGTGCTGAAGAAGGTCGTCTCCACCGAGCTGGCCAAGGTCGCCAAGGACGTCGGCGGCGAGCGCCGCACCGCCCTCATCGACGGTGACCTCAAGGAGGTCCTGGCCGCCTCCAAGCCCGCCGGGCCGCTGGAGGTCGCCGACGACCCGTGCCAGGTCATCCTGTCCGCCACCGGCCTGGTCGCGCGCACCGCCGCCGAGTCCGAGGAGTCCTCCGAGGCCCGGCGCCGCAACGGCCGCGCCAAGCACGACGCGGTCGCCGCCGTGGTCCACTCCACCGCGCGGGGCCAGGTCCTGTTGGTCACCACGCACGGCCGGGCGTTCAAGACCGATGTGCTGCCGCTGCCGGTGCTGCCCGAGGCCTCCGGCACGGTATCGCTGTCCGGTGGCATGGCCGCGGCCGAGCTGGTGCCCCTGGACAAGGGCGAGAAGGTCATCGGCATCGCCCCGCTGGGCGAGCAGGGCGCGGGCTCCCCGGGCCTGGCCATCGGCACCAGGCAGGGCGTGGTCAAGGTGTGCGCCCCGGAGTGGCCGGTCCGCTCCGACGAGTTCGAGGTGATCACCCTCAAGGACGGCGACGAGGTCATCGGCGTCACCTGGCTCACCGACGGCAGCGAGACCCTGGCCTTCGTCTCCAGCGACTCCTCCCTGCTGCGCTTCGCGGCCTCCCTGGTCCGGCCGCAGGGCCTCAAGGGCGGCGGCATGGCGGGCATCAACCTGGGCAAGGACGCCGAGGCGGTGTTCTTCGGCGCCATCCGCACCGACGACGACGAGCACGGCGAGCCCATGGTCGTCACCAGCACCGGCCAGAGCGTCAAGGTCACCCCGTTCGCCGAGTACCCGGCCAAGGGCCGCGCCACCGGCGGGGTCCGCTCCCAGCGCTTCCTCAAGGGCGAGACCCGCCTGGTGCTGGCCTGGATCGGCTCCCGCCCGGCGGGCGCGGGCAAGAACGGCTCCGCGGTCGAGCTGCCCGAGGTCGACCCGCGCCGCGACGGCTCCGGCCACGCGCACCCGGGCCCGGACGTGGTGGGCCATCTGATCGAACGCGACTGACCGCGGCAGGGCCCCGGGAGTTTCCGCCCGGGGCCCCCGCTTGATGCGATAGTTCAGTTCAAGCTGTACTGTTCCACGAGTGCTGAAGTGTGAGACGCGGGAGGACGCCCTGGCCCGGATCGGCCGCGCGCTGGCCGACCCGACCCGGTGCCGCATCCTGGTAGCCCTGCTGGACGGTGTCAGCTATCCCGCCCAGCTGGCCGAACGCCTCGGGTTGTCCCGCTCGAACGTCTCCAACCACCTGTCCTGCCTGCGCGGCTGCGGCCTGGTCGCGGCCACCTACGAGGGCCGCCAGGTCCGGTACGCCCTGGCCGACGAGCATCTGGCCCGCGCCCTGCGCGAGCTGGCCCGGGTGGTGCTCGCCGTGGACACCGCCCAGCCCTGCCTCGACCCGGAGGCGGTGTCATGACCTGCGCCGACGGCTGCCGCGCCGCCCCGGCGGCACCGGAGGCGCGCCGGGCCGTGCTGGTGCGCCGGGTGCGGCTGCTGGTGGCCGC
Proteins encoded in this region:
- a CDS encoding DNA gyrase/topoisomerase IV subunit A, yielding MARRKGSTTKVDPAAFDRPGAQVFDNSLKTEIEDSYLEYAYSVIHARALPDARDGLKPVHRRILFSMNEQGYRPTHAYVKSSRVVGDTMGKYHPHGDTAIYDAMVRMAQDFSLNAPLVDGHGNFGSPDDGPAASRYTEARMSPEAMLLVGELGEDTVDFRPNYDGSLQEPSVLPAAFPNLLVNGSSGIAVGMATNMIPHNLLEVVAAARWLINHPEATLDKLMEFVPGPDLPTGGLLLGLDEVRKAYETGRGVVRMRAKCETGPLEGSRGRQAITVTELPYGVGPEKIIEKITDEVNKSKRLTGIADVKDLTDRENGTRLVIECKVGVNPQALLADLYRLTPLEQSFGINNLVLVDGQPRTLGLKELLEVFLAHRYEVVTRRTEFRRRKRQERLHLVEGLLKALLDIDKVIKLIRDSENAQAAKDGLMKRFKLSEIQAAYILDTPLRRLTKYDKIELENEQDKLQNEIAELSTILDDESVLKKVVSTELAKVAKDVGGERRTALIDGDLKEVLAASKPAGPLEVADDPCQVILSATGLVARTAAESEESSEARRRNGRAKHDAVAAVVHSTARGQVLLVTTHGRAFKTDVLPLPVLPEASGTVSLSGGMAAAELVPLDKGEKVIGIAPLGEQGAGSPGLAIGTRQGVVKVCAPEWPVRSDEFEVITLKDGDEVIGVTWLTDGSETLAFVSSDSSLLRFAASLVRPQGLKGGGMAGINLGKDAEAVFFGAIRTDDDEHGEPMVVTSTGQSVKVTPFAEYPAKGRATGGVRSQRFLKGETRLVLAWIGSRPAGAGKNGSAVELPEVDPRRDGSGHAHPGPDVVGHLIERD
- the cmtR gene encoding Cd(II)/Pb(II)-sensing metalloregulatory transcriptional regulator CmtR; its protein translation is MLKCETREDALARIGRALADPTRCRILVALLDGVSYPAQLAERLGLSRSNVSNHLSCLRGCGLVAATYEGRQVRYALADEHLARALRELARVVLAVDTAQPCLDPEAVS
- a CDS encoding DNA gyrase/topoisomerase IV subunit B, whose translation is MTAETLYGADDLTHLEGLEAVRKRPGMYIGSTDSRGINHLFTEVVDNSTDEGIAGHASRIVVTLHADGSVQVDDDGRGIPTGVHAKSGLSGVELVLTRLHAGGKFGGSGYKTSGGLHGVGASAVNALSHRFDVTVKREGKVHQMSFAHGVPGDFDGPGPKAKFTRRSGLDVTGKMKRNESTGTSIRYWYDARYFENGAALDREAVRSKLRNTAFLVPGVTYVLRDATEGAITEETFHFPHGLSDMVEFLTPAGDKPVSGIIHADGEGTYTENAADENGVMRSKVERTAQVEVALRWGTGYERTVECFTNTIRNMHGGTHRRGFDRAALKALQDAITKTRGLLKPKEDLPQLDDVLEGMTAVIHVRIPEPQFTSQTKDELSTAGITKVIQNIVERQIKAWAEDKRSKVEAKIVLQKVVDAARVRLTQKQQKDAARRKTALEGAAMPAKLVDCRTTGVARSELFLVEGDSALGSARMARVSEYQALLPLRGKILNVQKASLADTLRNAEISSIVQVLGAGSGRTFDLAAMRYGRVILMADADVDGSHIRTLLITLFAKYMRPVIEDGRLYAAMPPLHKITTKGRNGETVFTFTQREMETTVAKLEKAGKQVLTPVPRFKGLGEMDADELWETTMNPATRSVRRITLDDAEAAEAALELLMGEKVEPRRNWLVDSAARVDRAAIDA